The window ACTCCCAGGCCGGTGTCGAAGAGGAAGCAGCCGGCCTGCTCGACCGCAAGCGGCAGATCCCCGACCGCGGCGGAGACCTCGCCGGCCTGCACCTCGGTCAGCGCCGGGCAGCGGCGGCGCAGCAGCGCGACGGACTCGGCGCGGTCGAACTCGGCGATCTCGACAAGGTCAGCCATCCGGCCCGCCGCCGGGTCCCGGCTGGTCAGCACCAGCTGTCCGTTCTGCGGGGGACGCAGCCCCGCCACGCTCGATGGGTCGTCGACATTGTCATAGATCAGCAGCCAGTCGTCGCGGGCCGCGAGCTTGGCCCACAGCACTCTCAGAACTTCGGTGGCGGGCCCCTCCGCCGGGAGCGACAAGGCCGCGGCGAGACGCACCAGCCCGGCGGAAGCGACGACCGGGTCGTCCGCACTGATCCACCAGACCACCCCGTAGTCACTCGCGTGACGGTGCGCGTACTCGATCGCAAGTTGGGTCTTGCCTACCCCGCCCATGCCCTGGAGCGGCACAACCGCCACTGAGCCAGCCCCATCTCGCCCTCGACGATGCAAACGGTCATTCAGGGAGGTCAGAAGGACGTCCCGGCCGGTGAAGAACGGGTTGCGTGGCGGAACGCTCCACACCGCCGGCAGCCGGTGCGGAAACTCTGCGTCGCCCGCGGCCATCGCCACCTGCGGCTGACCGGGGAAGCCCACCGGCCCGATAGGCCTGCCGACCGGACCAGAGATCGCGGACAGCAGCCGCTCGCGCGCCGTCGATTCGTCGGTGTCCGCCAGCTCAATCCGCTTCAACGAGGCGTACAACCCTGGCACCGTGCAGTCGTCGACCCGCACCGGCACGATCCGTCCCTCGATGCCGCTGGCGAAGGCGCCTACATGTTCGGCCTGCGAATACCTTCCGGCGAAGTAGGCGTGGGAGTAGACCGCGAGCACCCGGTCAGCGCGCTCCAACGCGCGGGCCATCGCGCCAACGACGTTCGTACCCGCCTGCCAGTCCCATACGTCCAACTCGACGCTGAACCCGGCGCCCACAAGCTGCTGGCCGATCCATTGCGCCCACAGTTCATCGGCGCCGGCATGCGAAATGAAGAAGCCCCGCCGATCCATCCGCGCCCCCGCTACGACCTCACCCACGCGACTGGCGCATGAGATAGGTTCGCCCGCGCCAGCCGCCGCAGTCACGATCTTCGACGTCCCCCATAGTGACAGAAGGCTGCGGAGGTCGCCGCATTACTCATCGAATCCTCGGCCAGATTTCAGGCCCCCTGTACTAGGCGACGTCGCTGCTGGCGCCCTCGTGCCAAAGGAATCCCGGCTGCTCGGTGATCAGGTGCGTGTCCGGCACGGTGGGGTGGTGGGCTGCTGGAGCCGATCGCCTCGGATGTCGACGCCTGGTTTGCGACCTGGACTGGTTCGCCGAGGTACCGCTGTTCGGAGACGGCAGGGACCAGCCGCCGACCCCTGTGCACGAGGACATCTTCGAGTGACCTGTGTACTCGACGCCAACGCCGTCATCGCGTTGCTGCATAACAGGTCGCCGCCGTGCGGGATCGGTATCAGGCAATGCGGCGTCGGGTAACTGGCTTGCGCTGTCGTCGGTCGTGGCCTTCGAGCTCTGATAAGGCGTGGCGAAGAGCACCCGGTTCCAGGAGAACGGCGGCTGTCTGTGTGTGCCGCTTTCCGGCGGCCTGGACTTGTTGGACTTCGGCGACGAAGACGCCCGGACCGCCGGCCAGATCCGCGCCGTACTCGAGAAGGACGGCAGACCGATCGACGCCTACGACCTGCTGATCGCCGGCCAGGCCTTACGGCGCGGGTCACCGTCGTCACAGCCAACACCTCCGAGTTCAACCGGGTTGCCGGCCTAAGCTGGCAAGACTGGACAGCCTGACCACCAAACCGTTTCCACCAGCAACACGCATGTCTGGCCTCAGGGTCGATCCTGCGATTCGGCCGTCGGTGCCTAGCGGCGGAACGGGCGTCGCCCGTCGCGGGGCTTCCTGGCGCGGAAGGTCTGGAACCAGGCGGACGGCCGGTAGTCGCCGATCCCGAGCTCCCGGTTCACCGGGTCGTCCGGATCCTCCATCCCGTCCCTGGACGGGTCGAGCAGGCCAAGGATGTCGGTGTCCTTGAACATGGCATCCACGCAGGTGTCCCAGTCGTAGTCGCCAGGATGCGGGGGGAACCGCTCGACACTTCCGGTGATCATGTCGGGGTCGTCGAGGAGGGCGGAGGCCTCGTGGAGGGCGAGGTGCAGGGCCATCTCCTCGCCCGGGCAGCGAGGGGAGGGCCGCCTGCCGGCCTTGAGGTCATCGGCCAGGTCGTCGAAGGTTCGGGCGGCCTGGCGGCGCCAGACAGCGTCCTGCCGGTAGGTGATCCTTGGGTAGGCGTCGAAGATCAGCCAGAAGTCGCCGTCGTCGACGGGGTCGTCGCCGTGTCTCTCGACGTCGTCGTAGGCCTCGTCCGAGAGGATCTCCAGAGCCGTGTACAGGACGGCGGCGGTCCGCGGCGTCAGCTGGAAACCCGCGCACCGTTCGCACGACTCCTGTCGACAGGTGCAGCAGGCGAACAGCGCGCCGAAGTCCGGCGACGGCTCGTCGTCGTCCGTGCCGGACAGGGCTCCTCGCGCGCTATGGCCGTCGTGCCGCACCACCGAGCATGTGGTGCCGCGAGACGAGACGGCATCGATGTTGTGGACCAGGAGTTCGGGGTCCAGGATCTCGATCAGGGCGTCCGCGAGATCGGCGCGTACCTGGGCGCGGGCCTCCTGCGCGGCGTCCTCGGGCGACACGCCGTCATCGGTGCTGACATAGATACGCCCGTCAATGTCGTCGAGAGCCAGCTGACGAAACGCATCCTCGTCGATCACCTCGACGAGGATCTCGACTTCGATTCGGAGCAGGGACTTGACGGCGCCATCGGAAGGCATGCCGCGAACCATACACCGGACAATACCCACAAAGAAGCTATGCCTCTTTCCCTCTGGCGGAAAGTAGCGCGACAAACGCACGAGGGCCGTCATGGTGACCGAATCGGCGCGATTTCCGTGAGGGTGGCCGTGACGGTGACGATCGCGATGTCACCGCTTTCGACCGTGCCGGTCTATGAACAACGCCTCACCACACAGTCCGGCCGACCCTGTCAGCGGTCCGAGGGACGGCAGCTACGACCAGGCGGTTCCAGGCCCGATCCGGCGGCATGCGGCGCGGAGCGACACGCCATGAAGGGCAGGGTCTTCAAGCGGTGCTACTGCACGGACCCGGTCAGCAAGAAGGAGCTCGGTAAACGCTGTCCCAGGTTGGCGCGGTCTGACCACGGCGGCTGGCATTTCGTGCACGACGTCCCCCCGGGCCCGAGTGGGAAGCGCAGGCGTGTCTCGTTCGGTCCCTACGAGACCGAGCGGGAGGCCGATCAGGCCCTGGCGGACTCGCTGACCACCGTGAACCCCGCCGGCCCCGCGCCCGACAACCGGGACCTCACCTTCGGCCGCTACCTCGACCGGTGGATCGCGAACAAGGCGGACCTGGCGCCCTCGACGCGGCGGGGCTACCAGACCCACATCCGGATCTACCTCAGACCCGGCCTGGGCCATCTCAAACTCACCGACCTACGCGACGACCACTTCGACGACCTGTACAAGGCGATGCGCCAGATCGGCCGCGATCACAAAGGGCAGCGCCCGTCGTTCCTCCTGTCCAGACTGCTCGAAGCCCGCAGGGACGACCCGGCCCGGCGCCGCCCACCCGGCGCCGTCACCATCGCCCGGGTCCATGCCACCGCGAGCAGCGCGCTCAACGACGCCGTCCAACGCCCCAGTTTCCCGATCCGCGCGAACCCCGCGCAGTACGCCGAGCGGCCCACACCCCGCCGCCGTAGGGCGCTGCTGTGGACCGCCCCTCGCGTCGCCGCCTGGGAACGCACCGGCCGCCTGCCCTCTCCGGTCATGGTCTGGACACCGGCGCAGACCGGAGCGTTCCTCGACTTCGCCGCCGACGACCGGCTCTACCCGCTGTGGCACCTCGTCGCCCACCGCGGCCCGCGCCGCGGTGAGACCGTCGGGCTCTGCTGGCCCGAGGTCGACCTCACCGCCGCCACCGCCTACTTCCTCAAAAACGACACCGGCGTCGACGACGAGGACGACGACTACGGCCTGGACGACGACTACGAGCAGACGAAAAGCGCGGCCAGCGACCGGCTCGTCACCCTCGACCAGGACACCGTCACCGTCCTGAAGCTCTGGCAGGCCCGCCAGCACGCGGAAAGGACCGCCACCGGCGAGACCTGGGTCGACAGCGGCAGGGCCTTCACCCACCCCGACGGACGAGCACTCAACCCAGACGGGGTCAGCCAGCGGTTCGACCGACTCGTCGCCCGCTACACCACCATCCGCCGCGAGCACACCGAACGAGGCTGGAACCTCGACCAGCTCGCCCACCGCCATCGCATGCCCGTCTCCTCCGTTCGCGCGGCGCTCGAGAACGGACCACTGCCACCTATCCGATTCCATGATCTGCGGCACAACGCGGCCAGCCTCACCTACTTCGCCACCCGAGATATGAAGGCCGTCCAGGAACTACTCGGCCACGCCTCCATCCAGATCACCGGTGACCTCTACACCACCCTGTTCGAGGAAGCCGACCGTGCGGCCGCCGAAGCCGCCGCACGCGTCGTTCCCCGCACCAACCGCCCGACCGGCTGGGACGACATCCACAACAGCGCCGAGTCGCCAGACAACAGCTCAGACTCGCCAGATAGCAATACTCTGGACCCGCCGGACAACGACGGACTCGATATCGGCCTCTGACACGCTCCCGGCGGACAGCACCCTTCTGGTGAACAGCCCATCACCATCATCCGTCACCCCGCACACATCAATGAGCAGTACACGAACGGACAGCCGGCCAGACCGCCGGCACGCCCCACCCATGGCTACGATGCGTAACCGCCGGCCCAGGCCCCAGGATTAGTTGTGGTCGCAACGGCACCGGTTCGGCACCGGAAATGCCATTCTCGGCCGCTTCGCGATCTTCGGAAGGCTTGATCGCTGCAGAGAAACCGCTGCACCGCAGCGGGTTCGTGCTTGTGGACCATGTGTACCAGCATCCGAACCGTTTGATCTTGGTTGCTGGCCCCGAAATCTCTGTCCGTCCGGTTGCGACCCGGGTTCTGGCCAGGGGTGATGTCTCGTGACCGCGCCTCTTGAAACAAGATCTTCCGAGTCGAACATGTGTTCAGAATCTTGGGTGGTTCCGGACGGTTCGGCCCGTCTGGTGACCGTGGTCGTCGGCGTCGTGGTCGCGTTGACGTTCCTGTTCGGGTTCGTGCGCCACGAGGCGCTGTGTTTCGAGTGGGGGTGGAAGACCTTCGCTTTTAGCCTGTCGCAGCAGGTTGATTGTAGCTGAGGGCAGCCTGATCCGGGTGGTGCCGGGAAGGGCGGGAGCAGCCCTGACAAAGCCAGGACGTGTCAGCACTGCCAGATGGTGCGGGCCTGGCGAGCGAGTTGGAGAGGAGTACGCGAGGAACCGACGTCTACGTCCTTTAAAACAATGAGCCGGCTCAAATCTGGTGGATAAGGGCCGGTCGCGGTGCGCACCGAGCATCCACCCGGGTGTGAGGGAACTTCGGGGAGGTCTGAAACCGCCGAACCGGAGGCCACGGGGAAAGTCTGCGGCGTACCCATGGCGATGCCGCTGGGACACAGTCGGGCTCCTCCTCCGACAAACGAAACATGGTGAACGTGGGAACCGCCTCGTCCGGGTTCCCGGGCAAGCTCGCAGCCAGCGGGCTGTCGGGATAGGCGCACCGACCGTCGACCGGCGAGGTGGGGCGGAGCCGCCGTAGTACTCCGAGCCGGGGAAAGCCCGGCACATGGGGAAGGGCGACAGTGGTTTCGAGAAGGG of the Pseudofrankia saprophytica genome contains:
- a CDS encoding site-specific integrase, which produces MKGRVFKRCYCTDPVSKKELGKRCPRLARSDHGGWHFVHDVPPGPSGKRRRVSFGPYETEREADQALADSLTTVNPAGPAPDNRDLTFGRYLDRWIANKADLAPSTRRGYQTHIRIYLRPGLGHLKLTDLRDDHFDDLYKAMRQIGRDHKGQRPSFLLSRLLEARRDDPARRRPPGAVTIARVHATASSALNDAVQRPSFPIRANPAQYAERPTPRRRRALLWTAPRVAAWERTGRLPSPVMVWTPAQTGAFLDFAADDRLYPLWHLVAHRGPRRGETVGLCWPEVDLTAATAYFLKNDTGVDDEDDDYGLDDDYEQTKSAASDRLVTLDQDTVTVLKLWQARQHAERTATGETWVDSGRAFTHPDGRALNPDGVSQRFDRLVARYTTIRREHTERGWNLDQLAHRHRMPVSSVRAALENGPLPPIRFHDLRHNAASLTYFATRDMKAVQELLGHASIQITGDLYTTLFEEADRAAAEAAARVVPRTNRPTGWDDIHNSAESPDNSSDSPDSNTLDPPDNDGLDIGL